Below is a window of Lacrimispora xylanolytica DNA.
TACATGAGGAATCTTGAAAAAACCAAGACTTTTATTCATAAGTAACAGAAACAAAACGGAGACCATGGAGTTTGATAGCATTAATGTTCCATAATAAAGAATGCAGGACCAAAGAAGACCAAATTTTGTTCTACCTTCAAATTTCAATATAATCATTAAAAGATAAGAAACAAAAATATTTCCTATGACAGCCAGAACATGAACATTTCTGTCAGAATACCAAATGTTCATGTTCAATATTGGAAACAACATTAAAAATTGAGGCTTGTCATTCCATTTATATCCATTATATCGCAGTAAAAAGAAAACCGCGAGTAAAGAATCAAATATAATAAGGCTGAATTGAAATATACTCATGATTGATTTTATCGTAAACTCCTTTTATATTCAGAAATTAAATTGTTTCTACGATTTCTGCTAAGCGGAAGAGAAATTATATTATCATTAAAACTAATTTCTACGGCAGACCCCCTGATAAGATAGATATATTTCAAATTAACCAAAAATCCGCTATGTATTCGAACGAATGTTTTGCCTTCCAATTGTTTTTCAATGAGTTTTAAAGTAGATCTAAATACAAATGAATCTCCATTTAAGACTATTTTTACATTATTATGCAATGATTCGAAATAGATAATATCATGAATCTTCACTTCCTTGTGCGTAACCAGATTAATTGGCACGTTAAAAATATCCAAATTATTCTTTATTATAGATACAGCGCTGCTCAATGCTTCATTTAATTCATTCATATGAGATTTTCTGATAAATCTGAATGGCTGGAGTTTAAATGATTCATATACATACATGTCCATGTTTGTAATGAATAAGACCAGCAACTGATGATTATATATTCTTACTTCCTTAACTACATCTAACCCTTTTATATCAGGCATCTCAATGTCTATCAAAAGCAAATCAATAGGAGTATCCTTTGCCATACTAATAACATGTCTTGGGTCGGTAAATTCATAGCAAGTATATTGAATCAGTGGATCAAGAATGGTACATAACCTTTCTTTAATTAATTTAACAGCGCTTGCCTCATCATCACAAACAACGATATGTATTTTCATATTCATTCCCCTTTATTATAATGAGTGTATATTATGATAATGCAATATTACTTTCATTTTGTATTTAACATTAAATATATTATAATACTATTTTTAATCAAAATAAAGTTTTATTGAGCTAATGACAGTTATATGCAAAATAATATTATTTTCAACATTCAATTCGATATATTCCAACATATTTCGCAATATTAACATAAAATCACTCCCTTGCTAACTTATAAGATTGATTCCACAAATAAATTCTATTTCTGAAAAAACAAAAAACCGTCAAGATAATCTTGACGGCGATTTATATATTTCATATGCAAATAATAGATTTATTAAAGCTTTATTTAATAAAATACTTGTAAAAGAGCTAATTCATCTTAAGGTGAAAGTCAAGAGCCCCATCCTCTAATTCTAATGCAAAGCCTTCTACTCCAAACACCTGGTGTACCCTTTTCTTTTGAAGGACCTCTGACGGCCTGCCTCCGCAAACAACGTTTCCCTGCTTCATTAAATACAGTGTATCGCAATAATGCGCAGCCAGCCTTAAATCGTGTAAGACAATAAGAATGGTCTTTTTACTCTGCTTTAAGATATCTAAAATATAAAGCTGATGTTTGATATCCAGGTGATTTGTTGGTTCATCAAGAATAATCGTATCCACACCCTGAGCAAATGCCCTTGCAATGAAGACCAATTTCCGCTCTCCACCAGATAAATTCTGAATATTCCGGTCCCTTAGGTGTACAATGCCTAACTGCTCCAGTGCATTCATAACGAGAGCTCTTTCCGCCCGTTTATTCAATCTCCCACGGATAGGAACGGCCATGGATACGATTTCATATGCGGTAAAATCAAACATACAGCTGTTTTCCTGACCCACGTAAGCGAAACGCTGGGCCAGCTGCTTGTTGTTTAATCCTGTCAGGGAAGAACCCTCTAATAAAATATCTCCAGCTTTCATGGAATGAAGACCCAGAGTTGTTTTTATGAGAGTTGACTTCCCACAGCCATTTGGGCCTACAATTCCCGTTATATTACCGCTTTCAGCAGTCAGATTTACTCCATATAATATCCTGGTCCTCCCTATAGACACATAAACATCTTGATATTCTATCTTCATAATACTCCTTTTCTTCCTTTACGCTCTAACTCCGTAATGTTTCCGGATCATAAGAAAAAGGAAAAATGGCGCTCCAACAAAAGCAGTTATAATTCCTATCGGAAGTTCTGCCGCCCGGAATGCGCTGCGGGCCAGGCTGTCTGCCCACATCAGATAAATGGCTCCTGACAATGCACTGAGTGGAATCACAAGTTTATTATTGCTGGAGCGAATCATCAGACGAACCACATGTGGAACCACCAGACCCACAAAGCCAATGATGCCGGTAACAGAAACCAGGGATGCAACGATTACCGAGCAGACAATAAACATACCAGCCCTAACATGCTTTACTGACAGACCAAGAGCTGCCGCATCCTCATCCCCCATCATCATCAGATTTAAATTCCCTGACTGAAGGATACAAACGATGAGACCAAGAAAAACGCCAAGAGCTGGAATGGTCAGTGTAGACCACTGAGCAGCTGCCAGGCTTCCCATCTGCCAGTTATACACAGCTGCAATGCTTTCAGAGCTTTTTGCAATAAATATCAAAAAACCTGTGACAGCACTCATTACTGCATTGATTGCAGTTCCGGAAAGCAATAAGGTAACCGGATGAAGCTTACCGCCTCCAGCAAATTTCGCCATGAAGTACACCAGAGCAGAGGATATCAGGGCGCCAGCCATAGCCATGATTGTAGTCTGATACTGGCCTCCGAAGAATGGAATCGGAAGAAGCAGCGCGCAGGCTGCCCCCGAAGATGCTCCTGAGGAGATGCCAAGAATATATGGGTCTGCAATGGGATTTAAAACCAGAGCCTGCATCACTGCACCGCATAATCCAAGACCGGCACCGCATAAGATACCAAACAATACTCTGGGAAGCCGGATATTCCAGATGATCTGATAATCCGCCCTCCCCCATAAGCCCTCTTTTAATTCCCGACCTCCATGTAAGACCTGGTCATTTAAGATTCCGTAGACCACAGACATGGAAATATCTGTGGAGCCTTTGGATATCACAAACAGGAGAGAAAGCAGCAAGACTGCAATCAGTACAGGAAACAGTATGATTCCTCTTAAATTCTTACCGTTTTCCTGTCTCATTGTTTAAATTTCTCCGGATAGAAGAACTCTGCAAAGCTTTTGCACGCGCTGGCTGACCGGATATTCTGCATAACCGTTACCAGAGGAACCGTTAAGTAAGCCTTATTTTTAACAGCTGTAACATCAGCAAGTGCTGGATTATTATTCATAAAATCCATTTTTTCCTCCATGGTCTGCTGGCCGTAATCATTAAAGATAATAATATCAGGATTTGTTTTCACAAGCGTTTCCACGCTGGTGTTGAACCAACGGGAGTCAGCCATATTTCTGGTTGCGTTAATGCCACCTGCCAGTTCAATTAAGTTGCTTTGCAAGCCAGCTGATGTAGTATATATTTCATTTCCCTTAAAGCTGTCCATGACAAAGACCTTTACTTTGTCCGTTTCCTCAATATCAGAGACAGCGGACTGTATATCGGTGATTTCCTTTTTCATCTTATCAATCAAAGCCGAAGCCCTGTCTTCTACCTTAAATATTTTACCAAGGTTTTCAATGTCGGTATAAACATCCTCTATGGTTTCGTCTTTTACAAGGGTGCCGGTAATGGTATAGCAGTTCACGCCTTTGTTGCCGAACATATCGTAGGTTCCCCATTTGCTTTCCTGAAAGGAACTGATTTGTCCAATTACAAGGTCTGCTTCCAGAGCCACAGCGTTCTCATGTGAGACCTCTATTTCAGGTATGGGGGCAAACTCATCCGCCAGCTCCGGCAGAGGGGTTTCTGCCTTACTGGCTGGTACATTTCTTCCTGCTATATAATCTTTTAATCCAAGCATTACCATGTTTTCAGCACTGTATAAATTACAGCAAAGTACTTTCTGGGGCATGGAGGTAAAGGTAATAGTCCTTTCACCATTTTGAATTACTACTACGCCATACGCTTCCTTTTGCTGACCAGCTGTTTCTGCTATGGAACCTGATGTTTCGGCCTGTTTACTGCCTGATGGTGCTGCTGTAGAACACCCTGTCACAGAAAGGACTATGGCGGCTGCAAGTGCAATTAATCTTTTTTTCATCTTTTGTCTCCTCAACCTCTGTTATTTTCTGATTTCATAATTTTCATAGAACTCCGCCTTGATGGTTCCTGCTAAGAACAAGGAGATCACAAAAGAAAAACCCCTGATATCTGCCTTTACGCAAATACTAGGGGTATTTTACCATGAACAACAAACCGCCATCAGGTACACCAATAATGTCCTGTCTGTAACTGACACGATTTTTATAAAGCTGTTCCCATCGTCATCCGCGAGGAAATCACAATAAAATACGGCAGTTCTTCTGACTTAAGCGTTCCGAATCTTTCTTCAGCGGTTTTTTTACCTTCCCAAGATTGCTCTCAGTGGTTGAATGATTCACAAAAAACCTACGCTATCACAGCAGCGGGACTATGCAGGAATCTCACCTGACTTCTCTATTAATCGGCAGAGGGCCGAACCGTATTTCTTCCTATGTAATTTGAAACTCATAGGTATAATATCTTACTTCTACCATAAAGTCAAGACAATCTAATACTTTCCATATGCAGTATCACCGTCTTCATAGAGGTGGCTTTCCGGCTCATGGGTTTCACTCATTCCCTTATTGGTGTTTAAGGAAAGCTTAAATTTAGACAGCTCTCCCCGAAGAATCTGAGCCTGGGCAGTGAGCTCCTCGCTGGAAGCTGAGCTTTCTTCTGCCGTTGCAGCATTATTTTGAACCACAGAGGATACCTGAGATAAGCCCTGATTGATTTGAACGATGGCATTGGTCTGATCCTGTGAATCTGCTTCAATTTCTTTGATTGCCTCATCCACCATAGCCGCTTTTTCCGCAACATCATTTAATAGCTCGAGGGTCTGACTTGCTATTTTTTCTCCCTCTGCAACCTTCCTATTAGACTGTTGAATCAGCTCTGCCGTCTGCTTTGCTGCTTCTGCAGACTTAGCTGCCAGATTTCTCACCTCGTCGGCAACCACTGCAAAGCCTTTTCCCGCTTCCCCTGCCCTTGCTGCTTCTACCGCTGCATTGAGAGCCAGAATGTTTGTCTGGAAGGCAATGTCTTCCACCAGCTTTGTTACCTTGGAAATTTCCTCGGAAGATTGGATGATCTCCTTCATTGCAGCATTCAAGTTCTTCATATGATCGTTGCTT
It encodes the following:
- a CDS encoding LytR/AlgR family response regulator transcription factor produces the protein MKIHIVVCDDEASAVKLIKERLCTILDPLIQYTCYEFTDPRHVISMAKDTPIDLLLIDIEMPDIKGLDVVKEVRIYNHQLLVLFITNMDMYVYESFKLQPFRFIRKSHMNELNEALSSAVSIIKNNLDIFNVPINLVTHKEVKIHDIIYFESLHNNVKIVLNGDSFVFRSTLKLIEKQLEGKTFVRIHSGFLVNLKYIYLIRGSAVEISFNDNIISLPLSRNRRNNLISEYKRSLR
- a CDS encoding ABC transporter ATP-binding protein; protein product: MKIEYQDVYVSIGRTRILYGVNLTAESGNITGIVGPNGCGKSTLIKTTLGLHSMKAGDILLEGSSLTGLNNKQLAQRFAYVGQENSCMFDFTAYEIVSMAVPIRGRLNKRAERALVMNALEQLGIVHLRDRNIQNLSGGERKLVFIARAFAQGVDTIILDEPTNHLDIKHQLYILDILKQSKKTILIVLHDLRLAAHYCDTLYLMKQGNVVCGGRPSEVLQKKRVHQVFGVEGFALELEDGALDFHLKMN
- a CDS encoding FecCD family ABC transporter permease, which gives rise to MRQENGKNLRGIILFPVLIAVLLLSLLFVISKGSTDISMSVVYGILNDQVLHGGRELKEGLWGRADYQIIWNIRLPRVLFGILCGAGLGLCGAVMQALVLNPIADPYILGISSGASSGAACALLLPIPFFGGQYQTTIMAMAGALISSALVYFMAKFAGGGKLHPVTLLLSGTAINAVMSAVTGFLIFIAKSSESIAAVYNWQMGSLAAAQWSTLTIPALGVFLGLIVCILQSGNLNLMMMGDEDAAALGLSVKHVRAGMFIVCSVIVASLVSVTGIIGFVGLVVPHVVRLMIRSSNNKLVIPLSALSGAIYLMWADSLARSAFRAAELPIGIITAFVGAPFFLFLMIRKHYGVRA
- a CDS encoding ABC transporter substrate-binding protein; its protein translation is MKKRLIALAAAIVLSVTGCSTAAPSGSKQAETSGSIAETAGQQKEAYGVVVIQNGERTITFTSMPQKVLCCNLYSAENMVMLGLKDYIAGRNVPASKAETPLPELADEFAPIPEIEVSHENAVALEADLVIGQISSFQESKWGTYDMFGNKGVNCYTITGTLVKDETIEDVYTDIENLGKIFKVEDRASALIDKMKKEITDIQSAVSDIEETDKVKVFVMDSFKGNEIYTTSAGLQSNLIELAGGINATRNMADSRWFNTSVETLVKTNPDIIIFNDYGQQTMEEKMDFMNNNPALADVTAVKNKAYLTVPLVTVMQNIRSASACKSFAEFFYPEKFKQ